A genome region from Triticum aestivum cultivar Chinese Spring chromosome 2B, IWGSC CS RefSeq v2.1, whole genome shotgun sequence includes the following:
- the LOC123043836 gene encoding pentatricopeptide repeat-containing protein At1g01970, which translates to MVSLAAPAFHSLVAKTSRACTTRASSQRESAPGRPGAKARPRAAGTAQAAAVEAEETPRFRWDELGSDLSEPQEQAMRGLSPKLPNRCRALMPRVVSLSPGDENLGVVLAFWVKAMKPKRADWLLVLKELKAMESPLLAEVLEYALLEDSFEANVRDYTKLMQIYGKQNLLPEAEEAFQAMKARGLPCDQVMLTALVDMYSKAGDLTRAKETFEEIVLLGLPLDKRAYGSMIMAYIRADMLDQAEDLIKQTEDQQVFAGKEVYKALLRAYSYKSDSEGAQRVFDAVQFAGTVPDTKLCALLVNAYCLSNRIDEAVCVTRNMRSAGLELCDRCVALILGAYEKANRLEGALEFLTELEENGVVIGQEPSQLLAAWFGRLGVVHEVEQVLEEVSKSSKSKQSVSLLTEGTKSRKSKDGVEKEWRKGRKGKHSISVHQQPSISVHQQPSISVQTKGATNRKSKITKSITSATEVIL; encoded by the exons ATGGTGTCGCTCGCTGCCCCGGCATTCCACTCGCTGGTCGCGAAAACCTCCAGGGCCTGCACCACGAGGGCGTCTTCGCAACGCGAGAGCGCGCCCGGCCGCCCTGGAGCGAAggcgcggcctcgggcggcggggactgcgcaggcggcggcggtggaggcggaggagaCCCCGAGGTTCAGGTGGGATGAGCTCGGGTCCGACCTGTCCGAGCCCCAGGAGCAGGCGATGCGCGGCCTGTCCCCCAAGCTGCCCAACCGCTGCAGGGCGCTGATGCCGCGCGTCGTGTCGCTGTCCCCCGGCGATGAGAATCTCGGCGTGGTCCTTGCGTTCTGGGTGAAGGCCATGAAGCCCAAGAGGGCGGACTGGCTGCTGGTCCTCAAGGAGCTCAAGGCTATGGAGAGCCCGCTTCTCGCTGAG GTACTAGAATATGCACTTCTGGAGGATTCTTTCGAAGCGAATGTGCGTGACTACACCAAACTGATGCAAATCTACGGCAAGCAAAATCTGTTGCCGGAAGCCGAGGAAGCATTCCAGGCCATGAAAGCCAGAGGCCTCCCATGTGATCAGGTCATGCTGACTGCACTGGTGGACATGTACAGCAAGGCCGGGGATCTCACCCGCGCAAAGGAAACATTCGAAGAGATTGTGTTGCTCGGCCTACCACTCGATAAGCGGGCATACGGTTCAATGATCATGGCCTATATCAGAGCAGACATGTTAGACCAAGCAGAAGATCTGATCAAACAGACGGAGGATCAGCAGGTCTTCGCGGGGAAAGAGGTCTACAAGGCTCTCCTGAGAGCATACTCGTACAAAAGCGATTCAGAAGGGGCGCAACGAGTCTTCGATGCGGTACAGTTCGCAGGGACAGTGCCAGACACGAAGCTGTGTGCGCTCCTGGTGAATGCCTACTGCCTCTCCAATAGGATCGACGAGGCCGTCTGTGTGACCCGAAACATGAGGAGTGCAGGACTGGAACTGTGCGACAGGTGTGTCGCGTTGATACTCGGCGCGTACGAGAAGGCCAATAGGCTGGAAGGAGCACTGGAGTTTCTAACGGAGCTCGAAGAGAACGGTGTCGTGATCGGCCAAGAGCCGTCGCAGCTGCTCGCGGCATGGTTCGGGAGGCTCGGGGTGGTTCATGAAGTGGAGCAGGTCCTGGAGGAAGTGAGTAAGAGTAGCAAGAGCAAGCAGAGTGTTTCACTCCTGACGGAAGGGACGAAGAGTAGGAAGAGCAAAGACGGTGTTGAGAAGGAATGGAGAAAAGGCAGAAAGGGTAAACACAGCATTTCAGTACACCAACAACCCAGCATTTCAGTACACCAGCAACCCAGCATTTCAGTCCAGACGAAAGGGGCAACCAACAGGAAGAGCAAAATCACTAAGTCCATTACCTCAGCAACTGAAGTGATTTTGTAA
- the LOC543180 gene encoding elongation factor 1-beta, with product MAVTFSDLHTADGLKALEAHLAGKTYISGDGITKDDVKVFAAVPVKPSAEFLNAARWYDAVAAAVSSRFPGQASGVSASSAPAAAAPAASKDEDDDDDMDLFGDETEEDKKAAAEREAAKPAKKKESGKSSVLMDIKPWDDETDMKKLEEAVRSVQMEGLTWGASKLMPVGYGIKKLQIMLTIIDDLVSVDTLIEEVLCEAPINEYVQSCDIVAFNKI from the exons ATGGCCGTCACGTTCTCCGACCTCCACACCGCCGACGGGCTCAAGGCCCTCGAGGCGCACCTCGCCGGCAAGACCTACATCTCCGG CGATGGGATCACCAAGGACGACGTCAAGGTGTTCGCGGCGGTGCCCGTGAAGCCCAGCGCCGAGTTCCTGAACGCTGCCCGCTGGTACGACGCCGTCGCCGCGGCCGTTTCTTCAAG GTTCCCTGGCCAGGCCTCTGGGGTGAGTGCATCCTCGGCTCCTGCTGCAGCTGCTCCTGCTGCTTCCAAG gatgaagatgatgacgatgacatGGATCTGTTCGGCGATGAGACCGAGGAGGACAAGAAAGCAGCAGCTGAGCGTGAGGCTGCCAAGCCTGCAAAGAAGAAAGAAA GTGGCAAATCCTCCGTCCTCATGGACATCAAGCCATGGGACGATGAGACTGACATGAAGAAGTTGGAGGAGGCTGTCCGCAGTGTTCAAATGGAGGGTCTCACCTGGGGTGCAT CTAAGCTTATGCCTGTGGGTTATGGCATCAAGAAGCTCCAGATCATGCTGACGATCATCGACGACCTTGTGTCTGTCGACACCCTTATTGAGGAAGTGCTCTGTGAGGCGCCCATCAACGAGTATGTCCAGTCGTGTGACATCGTTGCCTTCAACAAGATCTAG